A part of Rhodamnia argentea isolate NSW1041297 chromosome 8, ASM2092103v1, whole genome shotgun sequence genomic DNA contains:
- the LOC115736632 gene encoding RHOMBOID-like protein 1, producing the protein MKGKDSSPEVPITVHGRSGDGRVVAVAEDQAFGEVRPFGRWVPWLVLSFVVANVVMFVVTMYVNDCPRKSGFCIARFLGRFSFQTFKENPLLGPSSDTLYKMGALQVADVVRKHQAWRLFTCIWLHAGVFHVLANMLSLYFIGIRLEQEFGFARIGILYVISGFGGSLLSALFIQSSISVGASGALFGLLGSMLSELITNWTIYANKLATLLTLVVVIIINLAMGILPHVDNFAHLGGFLSGFLLGFVFFVRPQFGWVSQRNALPGYATTSLKQKHTMYQYVLWVVSVILLISGFTVGLVILFRGVNANKYCSWCHYLSCFPTSKWSCKSQLVSCMMNQTGNVLDLTCLSNGKSNVYVLSDDDPSLIQSLCNQLCS; encoded by the exons ATGAAGGGAAAGGATTCTTCGCCGGAGGTGCCCATCACTGTGCACGGGCGAAGCGGGGACGGGagggtggtggcggtggcggaggaCCAAGCGTTCGGCGAGGTCAGGCCGTTCGGGCGGTGGGTCCCGTGGCTGGTACTATCGTTCGTGGTGGCCAACGTGGTGATGTTCGTGGTGACCATGTACGTGAACGATTGTCCCAGGAAATCCGGCTTTTGCATCGCCAGGTTTCTGGGGAGGTTCTCTTTTCAAACGTTCAAGGAGAATCCTCTGCTTGGGCCTTCATCAGATAC GTTATACAAGATGGGCGCTTTACAAGTTGCTGACGTGGTTCGGAAGCACCAGGCTTGGCGCCTATTTACCTGCATATGGTTGCATGCTGGGGTTTTCCATGTGCTGGCAAATATGTTGAGTCTATATTTCATAGGGATCCGACTTGAACAGGAATTTGGTTTTG CCCGAATCGGGATACTGTATGTTATATCTGGCTTTGGTGGGAGTTTGTTATCAGCCCTATTCATCCAATCTAGTATCTCGGTTGGTGCATCGGGTGCCCTTTTCGGTTTGCTAGGGAGCATGCTTTCCGAACTCATTACAAACTGGACAATATACGCAAACAAG TTAGCAACACTGTTAACTCTCGTCGTCGTCATTATAATAAATCTTGCGATGGGCATTCTGCCTCACGTGGACAACTTTGCACATCTTGGGGGATTTCTTTCTGGTTTTCTTCTTGGCTTCGTGTTTTTTGTTCGGCCCCAGTTCGGGTGGGTTAGCCAAAGAAATGCTCTTCCTGGATATGCAACCACTTCGCTTAAGCAAAAGCACACGATGTATCAGTATGTGTTATGGGTGGTTTCCGTGATTCTACTGATCTCCGG GTTTACGGTTGGCCTGGTGATACTCTTCCGTGGAGTTAATGCAAATAAATACTGCTCGTGGTGTCATTATTTGAGCTGCTTCCCCACCTCGAAATGGAGCTGCAAGTCGCAACTAGTATCCTGCATG ATGAACCAAACTGGGAATGTACTTGACTTGACATGCCTGAGCAATGGGAAAAGCAA